The Myxococcota bacterium genome contains a region encoding:
- a CDS encoding carboxylesterase/lipase family protein has product MTIASTRQGRVQGEARDGLSIFRGIPFAAPPVGALRWRAPEPAAPWSGVRDCTAFGACAPQNVVALDMLEAFKILEPQSEDCLFLNVWTPGVDARRRPVMVWIHGGAFTIGSGAQSIYDGAPLAKRGDVVVVTVNYRLGPLGFLRLTELTGGRIPATGNEGMLDQLAALEWVRDNIAAFGGDPENVTIFGESAGGMSVGTLLGLPRARGLFHKAIPQSGACSTAATRDAANFVAERYLSHLGVGSDPESLRKVTAAQLLAASAALAGPPGTPNEEVGGLPFQPVVDGEIQPRRAIDSVAGGSAAGVPLLVGTTLEEWKLFLPADPTNFGLSDAQLARRCDRRLGAAGRGVVETYQKARSERGQPATPQELWGAIETDRIFRMPALKLAESQARHEPRVFNYLFTWSSPMLGGMLGSCHALELGFVFGTHRNPGVSDFSGTGPQADALSEHMMDAWLAFARTGDPSTASAGAFPRYGAERHTRIFGAETKNAAAPYDEERRAWERVADAAIGAP; this is encoded by the coding sequence ATGACGATCGCCAGCACGAGGCAGGGCCGGGTCCAGGGCGAAGCGCGCGACGGTCTCTCGATCTTCCGCGGCATTCCCTTTGCCGCGCCGCCGGTGGGCGCGCTGCGCTGGCGCGCGCCGGAGCCCGCGGCGCCGTGGTCGGGCGTGCGCGACTGCACGGCGTTCGGCGCGTGCGCCCCGCAGAACGTGGTTGCGCTCGACATGCTCGAGGCGTTCAAGATCCTCGAGCCGCAGAGCGAGGACTGCCTGTTCCTGAACGTGTGGACGCCCGGCGTCGACGCGCGCCGGCGGCCCGTGATGGTGTGGATCCACGGTGGCGCGTTCACGATCGGCTCGGGCGCGCAGTCGATCTACGACGGCGCGCCGCTGGCCAAACGCGGCGACGTGGTGGTCGTGACCGTGAACTACCGGCTCGGGCCGCTGGGCTTCCTGCGACTCACCGAGCTCACCGGCGGGCGCATTCCCGCGACCGGCAACGAGGGCATGCTCGATCAGCTGGCCGCGCTCGAGTGGGTGCGCGACAACATCGCGGCGTTCGGCGGCGATCCCGAGAACGTGACCATCTTCGGCGAGTCTGCCGGCGGCATGAGCGTGGGCACGCTGCTCGGCCTGCCGCGCGCGCGCGGCCTGTTCCACAAGGCGATCCCGCAGAGCGGCGCGTGCAGCACCGCGGCCACGCGCGACGCCGCGAACTTCGTGGCGGAGCGCTACCTGTCGCATCTCGGTGTCGGCAGCGATCCCGAGTCACTCCGCAAGGTGACTGCTGCGCAGCTGCTCGCGGCCAGCGCGGCGCTAGCGGGCCCGCCCGGCACGCCCAACGAGGAGGTCGGCGGCCTGCCGTTCCAGCCCGTGGTCGACGGCGAGATCCAGCCGCGGCGCGCGATCGACTCGGTCGCAGGCGGCTCGGCGGCCGGCGTACCGCTCCTGGTGGGCACCACGCTCGAAGAGTGGAAGCTCTTCCTGCCCGCCGACCCCACGAACTTCGGGCTGAGCGACGCGCAGCTCGCGCGCCGTTGTGACCGCCGGCTCGGCGCGGCCGGGCGCGGCGTGGTCGAGACCTACCAGAAGGCGCGCAGCGAGCGCGGCCAGCCCGCGACGCCGCAGGAGCTGTGGGGCGCGATCGAGACCGACCGCATCTTCCGCATGCCCGCGCTGAAGCTCGCCGAGTCCCAGGCGCGGCACGAGCCGCGCGTCTTCAACTACCTGTTCACCTGGTCCTCGCCGATGCTGGGCGGAATGCTCGGCTCCTGCCACGCGCTCGAGCTCGGCTTCGTGTTCGGTACGCACCGCAACCCCGGCGTGTCGGACTTCTCGGGCACGGGCCCGCAGGCAGACGCCCTCTCCGAGCACATGATGGACGCGTGGCTCGCCTTCGCGCGCACCGGCGACCCGTCGACCGCGTCGGCGGGCGCGTTCCCGCGCTACGGAGCCGAGC